One Mustelus asterias chromosome 10, sMusAst1.hap1.1, whole genome shotgun sequence DNA window includes the following coding sequences:
- the sfrp2l gene encoding secreted frizzled-related protein 2-like, with protein sequence MPIFLPLDWLERRASSALWFLMLLLFPICSVRSLPPGEAEGTSFGLGSSEFGRTNCKPIPHTMALCHGVGYSEMRLPNLLGHESMKEVLQQASSWVPLLSKQCHSDTRKFLCSLFAPVCLSELQELVQPCQSLCQAVRDSCTPVMSAFGFPWPDMLDCNRFPVENDLCIPSAISEEERARQEESTVCHACTSEGEAKSNILEHLCKNDFALKMKVKDISYLNGDAKIIPEGRSRVLYGLEGWTVSGEVRMELWLAGGSNCTCDALRDLTSPFLVIGRKQDEGRLFVSSVRHWRGGKRDLRRITRSFKRARCQKLARSGVGQ encoded by the exons ATGCCCATCTTTTTGCCCCTCGATTGGTTGGAGAGAAGAGCATCGTCTGCTCTGTGGTTCCTGATGTTGCTGCTGTTTCCCATTTGCTCGGTTCGTAGCCTCCCCCCCGGTGAGGCTGAAGGGACCAGCTTCGGCCTGGGATCCTCGGAGTTCGGGCGAACCAACTGCAAGCCGATCCCCCACACCATGGCGCTGTGCCACGGGGTCGGGTACAGCGAAATGAGGCTTCCCAACCTCCTGGGACACGAGTCCATGAAGGAGGTCCTGCAGCAAGCTAGCTCCTGGGTTCCCCTGCTGAGCAAGCAATGTCACTCCGACACCAGGAAGTTCCTCTGCTCCCTCTTTGCTCCCGTCTGCCTCAGCGAATTGCAGGAGTTGGTCCAGCCTTGCCAGTCCCTGTGCCAGGCAGTCCGAGATAGCTGCACCCCTGTGATGTCTGCCTTTGGCTTCCCTTGGCCAGATATGTTGGATTGTAACCGATTCCCAGTAGAAAACGACCTCTGCATCCCGTCTGCCATCTCAGAGGAGGAGAGAGCCCGGCAGGAAG AGTCAACAGTCTGCCATGCCTGCACATCTGAGGGAGAGGCCAAGAGTAACATTCTCGAACATTTGTGCAAAAATGATTTTG CACTGAAGATGAAAGTGAAAGACATTTCGTATCTGAATGGAGATGCCAAGATCATTCCGGAAGGCCGCAGCAGGGTTCTGTATGGGTTGGAGGGTTGGACTGTGAGtggggaggtgaggatggagctgTGGCTGGCCGGAGGCTCCAACTGTACCTGCGATGCGCTGAGGGACCTGACTTCACCCTTTCTGGTGATAGGGAGGAAGCAGGATGAGGGGAGGCTGTTCGTCTCCAGTGTGAGGCACTGGCGAGGAGGCAAGAGGGACCTCCGGAGGATCACCAGAAGCTTCAAGAGAGCTCGCTGCCAAAAGCTGGCCAGATCCGGAgttggtcaataa